TCAGCTGTTCGGATATTACATTTCCGTCGGAAGAGGATGCGATGTGGATAAACCGAGAAACCTGGCAAAATCTGTAACAGTAGAATAAATAAAGCTGGTTTCAAGAATTGTTAAAGGATTGAACACAGTTTCATCACAAAAGGACGGTATGATAGCAGTATAAAATACAAGAGAAAGAAGGAATTGATATGGAGAATCAATACAATTATTACCATTCTGAGGAACCGCAGAATGATTCATCTTATAGCAGTCAGCCGAACCCGGAGCATCATGAAAAACCAAAAAAGAAGATGCCAAAGGCCGTTGTGGTGACAGGATGCGCGTTGCTGTTCGGAGTGGTTTCAAGTGCCACATTTTTAACAACAAATGTAGTCGGAAACAAAGTGCTGGGACTGGATCAGAAGGCTGCAAAAGAAGTATCTAATACAACACAGAATAAAGCGACACTGACGAAGACGTCCAGTGTAGTTACATCGGATGTTTCCAGTGTTGTGGAATCTGTGATGCCATCAATTGTATCCATCACAAATATGAGTGTTCAGCAGGTGCAGAGCTTCTTTGGAGGAACCTCCCAGCAGGAAGTGACCAGTGCAGGAACAGGAATTATCATTGAAAAGACAGATTCAGAGCTTTTGATCGTTACAAATAATCATGTCGTTGCAGACAGCAATCAGCTGACAGTGACATTTGACGATCAGAGCAGTGTGGAAGCAGATATCAAAGGAACAGATTCCGCACATGATCTGGCTGTGATCGCAGTTCAGCTGGATAAGATTTCGGATGATACACTGGACAAAATTTCAGTAGCGACACTTGGAGATTCTACAAAATTGAAAGTAGGAGAACCTGCCATTGCAATCGGAAACGCACTGGGATACGGACAGTCCGTGACAACAGGAGTGATCAGTGCAACAGACAGAGAGAGCCAGACAACAGACAGTGCAACAGGAGAGACAACAGGATCTTCTGATGTAAAACTGATTCAGACAGATGCAGCGATCAATCCCGGAAACAGTGGAGGAGCTCTTGTGAATGCAAATGGAGAAGTCATTGGAATCAACTCTGCAAAACTGATCGGAGAGAATGTAGAAGGAATCGGCTATGCAATTCCAATCTCAGATGTCACAGACATTATTACAAACCTGATGAATCAGGAGACAAAGACAAAAGTATCTGAGGCAGAGAGAGGATATCTCGGAATTACAGGACTGGATGTAGAAGATTCTGATTCTCAGCGTTATGGAATGCCGACAGGTGTTTATATTTCCGAAGTA
This window of the Mediterraneibacter gnavus ATCC 29149 genome carries:
- a CDS encoding S1C family serine protease; the encoded protein is MENQYNYYHSEEPQNDSSYSSQPNPEHHEKPKKKMPKAVVVTGCALLFGVVSSATFLTTNVVGNKVLGLDQKAAKEVSNTTQNKATLTKTSSVVTSDVSSVVESVMPSIVSITNMSVQQVQSFFGGTSQQEVTSAGTGIIIEKTDSELLIVTNNHVVADSNQLTVTFDDQSSVEADIKGTDSAHDLAVIAVQLDKISDDTLDKISVATLGDSTKLKVGEPAIAIGNALGYGQSVTTGVISATDRESQTTDSATGETTGSSDVKLIQTDAAINPGNSGGALVNANGEVIGINSAKLIGENVEGIGYAIPISDVTDIITNLMNQETKTKVSEAERGYLGITGLDVEDSDSQRYGMPTGVYISEVSRGGGAADAGITKGSIIVGFNGITIDSMESLQEQLQYYKKGEKVTLTLQVPGDGGEYQEQTVDVTLGSKAQ